A window from Amblyomma americanum isolate KBUSLIRL-KWMA chromosome 7, ASM5285725v1, whole genome shotgun sequence encodes these proteins:
- the LOC144097845 gene encoding uncharacterized protein LOC144097845: protein MDRSRTPEKHHNPRHHISLRTLFSTLGLPRTLVSDNGPQFTSADFREFMKLNNITHLRTAPYHPQSNGLAERTVRTVKVFLKKNVHGSLKTRLARILHKYGRTPQSGGSTPAQLLMGYERRSRLDNAVAPTGPLASQSPVDRHVLGVLRPREPVWVKSFGRADPWIPARITSSDGTRMVNADGPEGENIRRHTDQIKPRVGEHDLDDGSDDTERQDGTASPQVVGTPGQGPGIREAAPSTPTLALRRSSRTRKPPDSYVPQGE from the coding sequence ATGGATCGAAGCCGTACCCCTGAAAAGCACCACAACCCACGCCACCATATAAGCCTGCGCACCTTGTTCAGCACGTTGGGATTGCCCCGGACGCTGGTTTCTGATAATGGCCCGCAATTTACAAGTGCTGACTTCCGGGAGTTTATGAAGCTGAATAACATTACACATCTCCGGACTGCAccgtatcatccgcagtccaacgggCTCGCGGAACGCACCGTGCGAACTGTTAAAGTGTTTTTGAAGAAGAACGTCCATGGGTCTTTGAAAACACGCTTGGCAAGGATCCTGCACAAGTACGGAAGGACGCCGCAATCCGGGGGCAGTACCCCAGCGCAACTCCTTATGGGCTATGAGCGCCGTTCCAGACTGGACAACGCAGTGGCACCAACGGGGCCTCTCGCTTCGCAATCTCCAGTTGACCGCCACGTTCTTGGTGTGTTGCGGCCGAGGGAACCTGTCTGGGTAAAGAGCTTCGGGCGAGCCGATCCATGGATTCCAGCCCGAATCACGTCATCGGACGGCACTCGCATGGTGAACGCCGATGGTCCAGAGGGAGAGAACATTCGTCGACACACCGACCAGATCAAGCCACGTGTTGGGGAACATGACCTGGACGACGGTTCTGATGACACTGAGCGCCAGGATGGAACCGCCAGCCCCCAAGTAGTTGGGACACCGGGACAGGGGCCAGGAATACGCGAGGCTGCCCCAAGCACCCCAACGCTCGCACTGCGCCGGTCGAGTCGGACACGAAAACCCCCCGACAGCTATGTACCGCAGGGTGAATGA